In a genomic window of Anoplopoma fimbria isolate UVic2021 breed Golden Eagle Sablefish chromosome 6, Afim_UVic_2022, whole genome shotgun sequence:
- the LOC129092451 gene encoding catechol O-methyltransferase domain-containing protein 1-like isoform X2 encodes MNRTDTERFSGLTLKLFNLCLTKPRAPNIMATGVGKSAFIGKSHSGGKDDPVLQYVVNNSLREHPVLTKLRLRTLEDPWNIMMVASEQAQFMANLIRLINATNAIEIGMYTGYNALSMALAMSENGRVVACEIEDTYVDIAKPFFKEAGVENKIDVRHQIAMKTLNELIAAGGAGAYDFVFIDADKFNYDRYYEKSLELIRPGGIIAIDNVLWSGNVVNPAPNDLTSQALDALNKKLHKDQRIELSMLTVGDGLSIVIKR; translated from the exons ATGAATAGGACTGACACTGAGAGATTCAGTGGACTTACACTAAAGCTGTTCAACCTTTGTTTAACAAAGCCCAGAGCTCCAAACATAATGGCTACAG GTGTTGGAAAGTCTGCCTTTATAGGGAAGAGCCACAGCGGAGGGAAGGACGATCCAGTGCTGCAGTATGTTGTTAACAACTCACTGAGGGAGCACCCGGTTCTCACCAAACTCAGACTG AGAACTCTTGAGGACCCATGGAATATCATGATGGTTGCCAGTGAACAAGCCCAGTTTATGGCAAATCTCATTAGACTGATAAATGCAACTAATGCTATTGAAATTG ggaTGTACACAGGGTACAATGCACTGAGCATGGCTTTGGCCATGTCAGAGAATGGAAGAGTGGTAGCTTGTGAAATAGAAGACACCTATGTGGACATTGCCAAACCGTTTTTCAAAGAG GCTGGAGTTGAAAATAAGATAGATGTACGCCATCAAATAGCCATGAAGACACTGA ATGAACTGATAGCAGCCGGTGGAGCTGGAGCGTATGACTTTGTGTTCATCGATGCTGATAAGTTCAACTATGACAGATACTACGAGAAGTCCCTTGAGCTCATACGACCAGGGGGCATCATTGCGATTGACAAT GTGCTGTGGAGCGGAAACGTTGTGAATCCTGCTCCCAATGACCTCACCTCCCAGGCTCTGGATGCTCTCAATAAGAAGCTACACAAGGACCAGAGGATTGAGCTGAGCATGCTCACTGTGGGCGACGGGTTGTCCATTGTCATTAAGCGCTAA
- the LOC129092451 gene encoding catechol O-methyltransferase domain-containing protein 1-like isoform X1, whose protein sequence is MNRTDTERFSGLTLKLFNLCLTKPRAPNIMATGINVICCIGLAVVLTGVGKSAFIGKSHSGGKDDPVLQYVVNNSLREHPVLTKLRLRTLEDPWNIMMVASEQAQFMANLIRLINATNAIEIGMYTGYNALSMALAMSENGRVVACEIEDTYVDIAKPFFKEAGVENKIDVRHQIAMKTLNELIAAGGAGAYDFVFIDADKFNYDRYYEKSLELIRPGGIIAIDNVLWSGNVVNPAPNDLTSQALDALNKKLHKDQRIELSMLTVGDGLSIVIKR, encoded by the exons ATGAATAGGACTGACACTGAGAGATTCAGTGGACTTACACTAAAGCTGTTCAACCTTTGTTTAACAAAGCCCAGAGCTCCAAACATAATGGCTACAGGTATCAACGTGATCTGTTGCATTGGACTTGCTGTTGTTCTAACAG GTGTTGGAAAGTCTGCCTTTATAGGGAAGAGCCACAGCGGAGGGAAGGACGATCCAGTGCTGCAGTATGTTGTTAACAACTCACTGAGGGAGCACCCGGTTCTCACCAAACTCAGACTG AGAACTCTTGAGGACCCATGGAATATCATGATGGTTGCCAGTGAACAAGCCCAGTTTATGGCAAATCTCATTAGACTGATAAATGCAACTAATGCTATTGAAATTG ggaTGTACACAGGGTACAATGCACTGAGCATGGCTTTGGCCATGTCAGAGAATGGAAGAGTGGTAGCTTGTGAAATAGAAGACACCTATGTGGACATTGCCAAACCGTTTTTCAAAGAG GCTGGAGTTGAAAATAAGATAGATGTACGCCATCAAATAGCCATGAAGACACTGA ATGAACTGATAGCAGCCGGTGGAGCTGGAGCGTATGACTTTGTGTTCATCGATGCTGATAAGTTCAACTATGACAGATACTACGAGAAGTCCCTTGAGCTCATACGACCAGGGGGCATCATTGCGATTGACAAT GTGCTGTGGAGCGGAAACGTTGTGAATCCTGCTCCCAATGACCTCACCTCCCAGGCTCTGGATGCTCTCAATAAGAAGCTACACAAGGACCAGAGGATTGAGCTGAGCATGCTCACTGTGGGCGACGGGTTGTCCATTGTCATTAAGCGCTAA